A region from the Bacillus sp. Marseille-P3661 genome encodes:
- a CDS encoding DUF5693 family protein, whose amino-acid sequence MKKILLAIVALSILLTAPLIYNRAKVEWQNDTYEMIVPYDELQELTLRGLDPDVMYKELYESGVRGVAIEPTGIRDLVEDGQVITLTKSDMLSMVDHDEQLREQIIYTESKGLFILLKENLNPRWKDAILTTFADRIEEVEGLPTLESESLYFIQGADKIELLEGASTIVNPILTKPLGFAESIVEEFVAHGFEPVFRIGNDIDDNNSYVLDQMKKLSDQYDAHKILFTGTEMLGVPPHTAIEMKHDEEYYATRFKDEGYVIMPIEFTKQDGLSAYAAKFDNKIVRLHSLNFFDSRGGYTDRATRAVKERNIRALYLHVADVKKLESEYMTAEQTYEVAIKEIQAIQNQMADKHEPGIAQSYDILAAPIWQSIAALIGVAAFVALAAMMLNEKMALLTFGAMLVLVLGYVVTGATLFLQAAALAVSIVAATLAAISGEHIRSKKDMVVKFLKGAGLVLLGAWFVTALLYGNEFLVKIEEFRGVKLLFIMPIVLTALHVMRDHIKELAMMVTRNYYFIIIGILGAGFMILLARSGNDAGELVSGAELMFRQGLEDLMFVRPRTKEFLIGYPLFVLAMYIIYQGKGWEQRIGKYLLAGGAIGFMSSVNTFTHLHIPLYLSLLRTVYGWIIGAIIGLVLIALYRLAKKYWPLVQERL is encoded by the coding sequence GTGAAGAAAATATTACTTGCAATCGTCGCTCTATCGATATTGTTAACAGCACCACTCATTTATAACCGCGCCAAAGTTGAATGGCAAAATGATACATACGAAATGATTGTACCTTATGATGAACTTCAAGAATTAACATTGAGAGGTCTTGACCCGGATGTTATGTATAAGGAGCTTTACGAAAGTGGTGTACGTGGGGTTGCAATTGAACCAACGGGTATTCGTGATCTCGTGGAAGATGGTCAAGTTATTACGTTAACGAAAAGCGATATGTTAAGTATGGTTGATCATGATGAACAACTTCGTGAACAAATTATTTACACTGAATCGAAGGGCTTGTTTATATTATTAAAAGAAAATTTGAATCCTCGTTGGAAGGATGCCATTTTAACAACATTTGCTGATCGAATTGAGGAAGTTGAAGGACTTCCGACATTAGAAAGCGAGTCACTTTATTTCATTCAGGGTGCGGATAAAATTGAATTGCTTGAGGGTGCGAGCACCATCGTTAACCCAATTTTAACGAAACCGCTTGGCTTTGCTGAAAGTATTGTTGAAGAATTTGTAGCACACGGTTTTGAACCTGTTTTTCGTATTGGAAATGATATCGACGACAACAATTCATATGTGTTAGATCAAATGAAAAAACTGTCTGATCAATATGATGCGCATAAAATATTATTTACCGGTACAGAAATGCTAGGTGTACCACCGCATACTGCGATCGAGATGAAACATGATGAAGAGTATTATGCGACTCGTTTTAAAGATGAAGGCTATGTGATTATGCCGATTGAATTTACAAAGCAAGATGGACTTTCAGCATATGCCGCAAAATTTGATAATAAAATTGTTCGTCTTCATAGCTTAAACTTTTTTGATTCACGCGGCGGTTATACGGACCGCGCGACACGTGCGGTGAAGGAACGTAATATTCGTGCTCTGTATCTACATGTTGCCGATGTAAAAAAGCTTGAATCTGAATATATGACCGCAGAACAAACCTATGAAGTTGCTATTAAGGAAATTCAAGCCATTCAAAATCAAATGGCTGATAAACATGAGCCAGGTATCGCACAGTCTTATGATATTTTAGCAGCTCCTATTTGGCAGTCGATAGCAGCGCTAATTGGAGTAGCTGCGTTTGTCGCATTGGCAGCAATGATGTTAAATGAAAAAATGGCACTGCTTACGTTTGGCGCGATGCTAGTACTAGTTCTAGGCTATGTCGTCACCGGTGCAACATTATTTTTACAAGCTGCAGCACTAGCAGTGTCGATTGTAGCTGCTACATTGGCTGCGATTTCAGGCGAACATATTCGAAGTAAAAAAGACATGGTAGTGAAGTTTTTAAAAGGCGCAGGCCTTGTATTGCTTGGCGCTTGGTTTGTAACGGCATTGCTTTATGGCAATGAATTCCTAGTTAAAATTGAAGAATTCAGAGGCGTTAAGTTGTTGTTTATTATGCCGATTGTGTTAACAGCATTACATGTAATGCGTGATCATATAAAAGAACTGGCAATGATGGTTACTCGCAACTATTATTTTATTATCATTGGTATACTTGGTGCTGGTTTTATGATTTTACTAGCTCGTTCAGGCAATGATGCAGGTGAGCTTGTTTCTGGTGCTGAATTAATGTTCCGTCAAGGCTTAGAAGATTTGATGTTCGTTCGTCCACGTACGAAAGAATTTTTAATTGGTTATCCGTTATTTGTGTTAGCGATGTATATTATTTATCAAGGAAAAGGCTGGGAGCAGCGCATCGGTAAATATTTATTAGCAGGCGGCGCGATTGGTTTTATGTCAAGCGTAAATACATTTACGCATTTGCATATCCCACTGTATTTATCATTGTTACGCACAGTGTATGGCTGGATCATCGGTGCGATTATCGGTCTTGTGTTAATCGCCCTTTATCGTTTAGCAAAAAAATATTGGCCGTTAGTTCAGGAGAGGTTATAA